A genomic region of Lachnoclostridium edouardi contains the following coding sequences:
- a CDS encoding D-alanine--D-alanine ligase family protein, producing MDRQTVAVIFGGQSSEHVVSCMSVLNVANHVDKEKYNILLIGITEEGRWVKADSIESIENGAWRESKAQAFISPDATEQCALILENGAWEKVKIHVAFPVLHGLFGEDGTIQGLLELARIPYVGCGVLSSAVSMDKLYTKIIVDDLGVKQADYVAVRRHEVETAMDQAVERVEAKFSYPVFVKPSNAGSSRGVGKADDREELKAALTEAARHDSKILVEETIIGREIECAVFGGKDAEVKASGVGEILAAADFYDFDAKYYNAESKTVVNPELPGNATEEVRNAAVRIFKAVDGFGLSRVDFFVKENGQIVFNEINTMPGFTAISMYPMLWEAAGMDKAKLVQGLIDLAMHRYDK from the coding sequence ATGGACAGACAGACAGTGGCAGTGATTTTTGGAGGACAGTCATCAGAGCATGTAGTGTCCTGTATGTCAGTGCTGAATGTTGCAAACCACGTTGATAAAGAAAAATATAATATATTGTTAATAGGAATTACAGAAGAGGGCCGGTGGGTAAAGGCGGATTCTATAGAAAGTATTGAAAATGGCGCCTGGAGAGAAAGCAAGGCCCAGGCCTTTATTTCTCCTGACGCCACAGAACAGTGCGCGTTGATTTTAGAAAACGGAGCATGGGAGAAAGTAAAGATCCACGTAGCCTTTCCAGTGCTTCACGGCTTATTTGGGGAGGACGGAACGATTCAGGGGCTTTTAGAGCTGGCCAGAATCCCTTATGTAGGCTGCGGTGTTCTTTCCTCTGCTGTTTCCATGGATAAATTATATACAAAAATTATTGTAGATGATTTAGGGGTGAAGCAGGCGGATTATGTGGCTGTGAGAAGACATGAGGTGGAAACTGCTATGGACCAGGCGGTAGAAAGGGTGGAAGCAAAGTTTTCTTACCCTGTATTTGTAAAGCCGTCTAATGCAGGCTCCTCCAGAGGAGTTGGAAAGGCGGATGACAGGGAAGAATTAAAGGCGGCTTTGACAGAGGCGGCTCGCCATGACTCTAAAATTCTGGTGGAAGAGACAATTATAGGAAGAGAGATAGAATGCGCTGTTTTCGGCGGCAAAGACGCAGAAGTAAAGGCCTCAGGAGTAGGGGAGATTCTGGCTGCAGCAGACTTTTACGACTTTGACGCCAAATATTACAACGCAGAGTCTAAAACAGTAGTGAACCCGGAACTTCCAGGAAATGCCACAGAAGAGGTCAGAAACGCGGCGGTCAGAATTTTCAAAGCTGTAGACGGCTTCGGCTTATCCAGAGTAGACTTTTTTGTAAAGGAAAACGGGCAGATTGTATTTAATGAGATCAACACTATGCCCGGCTTTACCGCCATCAGCATGTATCCTATGCTGTGGGAGGCTGCCGGAATGGATAAGGCCAAATTGGTTCAGGGATTAATAGATCTGGCTATGCACAGGTATGACAAATAA
- a CDS encoding stage II sporulation protein R → MNRKLYLVLSLSCFLIAGLTYGTGRRQADEALALRLAPSILRFHILANSNSKEDQELKLEVRSYLLHLIQQDFPSPSGKAELCAYLTERKDFLESQAETFMQEKGYGYTAQLDIVSDYFPQKAYGDMVFPCGTYDAVRVTIGNGKGHNWWCVLYPSLCFVDPVSAVVPDSSKEQLESALEHEDYLRLQKPEHKLRPKGRFKLAELFQ, encoded by the coding sequence ATGAATCGTAAATTATATCTTGTTTTATCACTTTCCTGTTTTCTTATTGCCGGCCTTACATACGGAACCGGGCGCCGGCAGGCGGACGAGGCTCTGGCTCTTCGTCTGGCGCCTTCTATTCTCCGCTTCCATATTTTAGCCAACAGCAACAGCAAAGAGGATCAGGAATTAAAGCTAGAAGTCCGCTCTTATCTTCTTCATCTGATTCAGCAGGACTTTCCCTCTCCCTCCGGCAAGGCGGAGCTTTGCGCCTACTTAACAGAGCGCAAAGACTTTCTGGAGAGCCAGGCGGAAACCTTTATGCAGGAAAAAGGCTACGGCTATACTGCTCAGTTAGATATTGTCTCTGATTATTTTCCTCAAAAGGCCTACGGCGATATGGTATTTCCCTGCGGCACCTATGATGCAGTCCGGGTTACTATAGGCAATGGAAAAGGACACAACTGGTGGTGTGTCCTCTATCCTTCTCTGTGTTTTGTTGATCCTGTATCTGCAGTAGTGCCTGACTCCTCTAAAGAGCAGTTAGAATCTGCGCTGGAACATGAAGATTATCTGCGCCTTCAGAAGCCGGAACATAAACTTCGTCCCAAAGGACGTTTTAAATTGGCGGAGCTTTTTCAATAA
- a CDS encoding GntR family transcriptional regulator produces MEYNLKVTMNEYLPLRDVVFNTLRQAILKGELAPGERLMEIQLADRLGVSRTPIREAIRKLELEGLVLMIPRKGAEVAKISEKSLRDVLEVRRALEVLAVELACQRMTEEDIKKLESAQEDFKAAVDKGEAMAIAETDEHYHDIIYNGTGNVRLIQLLNNLREQMYRYRLEYIKEADKRQILLIEHEHILKGLKERKMDEVKEAMREHIDNQEITVSRNIKERDV; encoded by the coding sequence ATGGAGTATAATTTAAAGGTGACAATGAACGAATATTTGCCCCTGAGAGACGTGGTTTTTAATACATTAAGACAGGCGATTTTAAAAGGCGAGCTGGCTCCAGGGGAAAGACTGATGGAGATTCAGCTGGCAGACAGGCTGGGGGTAAGCAGAACTCCTATTAGAGAGGCTATTAGAAAGCTGGAGCTGGAAGGCCTTGTGCTGATGATCCCCAGAAAAGGCGCGGAGGTGGCAAAGATTTCAGAGAAAAGTCTGAGAGATGTGCTGGAGGTAAGACGAGCCCTGGAGGTGCTGGCTGTGGAGTTGGCATGTCAGAGAATGACAGAGGAAGATATTAAGAAATTGGAAAGCGCTCAGGAGGACTTTAAGGCCGCTGTGGACAAAGGGGAGGCTATGGCCATTGCGGAGACGGACGAGCATTATCACGATATTATATATAACGGAACTGGCAACGTGCGCCTGATTCAGCTTTTAAATAACCTGCGCGAGCAAATGTACCGCTACCGTTTAGAGTATATTAAGGAAGCAGACAAAAGACAGATTCTCCTTATAGAGCACGAGCACATTCTCAAGGGATTAAAAGAGCGGAAAATGGATGAAGTGAAGGAAGCTATGCGGGAGCATATTGATAACCAGGAGATTACAGTTTCCAGAAATATTAAAGAAAGGGACGTTTAA
- the ispE gene encoding 4-(cytidine 5'-diphospho)-2-C-methyl-D-erythritol kinase yields the protein MINHLGLKAYGKINLGLDVLRKREDGYHEVKMIMQTVGIFDKIDLIRTEEPGIQVETNLYYLPCNENNLVYKAAKLLMDEFHIEEGVKIKLKKFIPVAAGMAGGSSDAAAVLVGVNKMFGLGLTKKALMERGVRIGADVPYCIMRGTALSQGIGEILTPLPPMPQCQVLIAKPAINVSTKFVYENLHANDLKKEDHPDIDGMVEAIKRKDLYGVTSRFGNVLEKVTEKEYPVISQIKSQMISLGAVNAMMSGSGPTVFGVFTRPQAAEEAYEEMRFGQGADLAKQVYLTNFYNCKEVSNHGV from the coding sequence ATGATAAACCATTTGGGACTAAAGGCCTATGGGAAGATAAATCTGGGACTTGATGTACTGAGAAAAAGAGAAGACGGTTACCATGAAGTGAAAATGATTATGCAGACAGTTGGCATTTTCGATAAAATTGATTTGATTCGGACAGAAGAACCGGGCATTCAGGTGGAAACCAATCTGTATTACCTTCCATGTAATGAAAATAATCTGGTATATAAAGCGGCTAAGCTTTTAATGGATGAGTTTCACATTGAGGAAGGCGTTAAAATTAAACTGAAAAAATTTATACCTGTGGCAGCAGGTATGGCGGGAGGCAGCAGCGACGCGGCTGCTGTTTTAGTGGGAGTAAATAAAATGTTTGGCCTGGGGCTGACGAAAAAAGCTTTGATGGAGCGGGGCGTAAGAATAGGGGCTGACGTACCCTACTGTATTATGAGAGGCACGGCCCTTTCTCAGGGAATTGGGGAGATTCTGACTCCCCTGCCGCCTATGCCTCAGTGTCAGGTGCTGATTGCAAAGCCGGCAATTAATGTTTCCACTAAGTTTGTATATGAAAATCTTCACGCCAATGATTTGAAGAAAGAGGATCATCCTGATATTGACGGAATGGTAGAGGCAATTAAAAGAAAAGATTTATATGGAGTCACCTCCAGATTTGGAAATGTACTGGAAAAAGTGACGGAAAAGGAATATCCGGTGATCAGCCAGATTAAAAGCCAAATGATAAGCCTGGGGGCTGTAAATGCTATGATGAGCGGCAGCGGTCCCACAGTATTTGGCGTATTTACCCGGCCTCAGGCTGCGGAGGAAGCCTATGAGGAGATGCGCTTTGGACAGGGAGCAGATCTGGCAAAACAGGTATATTTGACGAATTTTTACAACTGCAAGGAGGTTTCCAATCATGGAGTATAA
- a CDS encoding peptidylprolyl isomerase, which produces MANPVVTIEMENGDVIKAELYPEIAPNTVNNFISLINSGFYDGLIFHRVISGFMIQGGCPDGNGMGGPGYSIKGEFNQNGFMNAMKHDAGVLSMARAMHPNSAGSQFFIMHKAAPHLDGAYAAFGKVTEGMDVVNKIADVRTDYNDRPMKEQKISKVTVDTFGEVYPEPEKC; this is translated from the coding sequence ATGGCGAATCCAGTAGTAACTATTGAAATGGAAAATGGAGACGTAATTAAGGCGGAGCTTTATCCGGAAATCGCTCCAAATACAGTAAATAATTTTATCAGTCTGATTAACAGCGGCTTTTACGACGGACTGATTTTCCACAGGGTAATCAGCGGCTTTATGATTCAGGGCGGCTGTCCTGACGGAAACGGCATGGGAGGCCCAGGCTATTCTATTAAGGGAGAATTTAATCAGAACGGCTTTATGAACGCCATGAAACACGACGCAGGAGTTTTGTCTATGGCAAGAGCCATGCATCCTAATTCCGCCGGTTCTCAGTTTTTTATTATGCATAAAGCGGCTCCTCATTTAGACGGAGCATACGCTGCATTCGGCAAGGTAACTGAAGGTATGGACGTAGTAAATAAAATCGCCGACGTGCGCACTGATTACAACGACCGCCCTATGAAGGAGCAGAAGATCAGCAAGGTTACTGTAGATACCTTTGGAGAAGTGTACCCAGAACCGGAGAAATGTTAA
- a CDS encoding GNAT family N-acetyltransferase encodes MTTTRQITISGVSHTVVLSDDSTALQAASAAGRAVVGLWDKNHPDKSLFPAFYVIENIEQADRDFLTKVVLRHLGLPWEICCTKRLTIREFTLNDAENIPGGEYSGPGDFVFLSQETLSAYIKHQYTFFEYGIWAVIEKAKGQLIGKAGLSDLPQEVLAQFPALQTFDSVLELSYHIFSPYRNKGYALEACTAILDYGETYGLPIAARVSSLNKPSMRLLKHLGFTEMGTCSPCPGENILLYIRKNSLFPV; translated from the coding sequence ATGACAACCACGCGACAGATCACTATTTCCGGTGTTTCTCACACCGTCGTCCTGTCCGATGATTCCACAGCCCTTCAAGCTGCCAGCGCAGCGGGAAGGGCTGTTGTAGGATTGTGGGACAAAAACCATCCTGACAAGTCTCTTTTTCCTGCCTTTTATGTAATTGAAAATATAGAGCAGGCGGACCGGGATTTTCTCACAAAGGTGGTTCTCCGTCACCTGGGCCTTCCATGGGAAATCTGCTGCACCAAACGTTTGACTATACGGGAATTTACCTTAAATGATGCAGAAAATATTCCCGGCGGGGAATATTCAGGACCTGGAGACTTTGTTTTCTTATCCCAGGAGACTTTATCTGCATATATCAAACATCAATATACATTTTTTGAGTATGGAATTTGGGCTGTAATTGAAAAAGCGAAAGGACAGCTTATAGGAAAGGCCGGTCTTTCAGATCTTCCCCAGGAGGTTTTGGCCCAATTTCCAGCTCTTCAAACTTTTGATTCTGTTTTAGAGCTAAGCTACCATATTTTTTCTCCCTACAGAAATAAAGGGTACGCTTTGGAGGCCTGCACGGCTATTTTAGATTACGGGGAAACATACGGACTTCCTATAGCCGCCCGGGTTTCCAGCCTGAATAAGCCTTCCATGAGACTATTAAAACATTTAGGGTTTACTGAGATGGGGACATGCAGCCCCTGTCCGGGGGAGAATATTTTGCTTTATATCCGAAAGAATTCGCTTTTCCCTGTATAA
- the iadA gene encoding beta-aspartyl-peptidase, translating into MLFLIKGADAFSPEPLGVKDVLFDGSGILSIGDSIPDFPPYNVQVIDGSDMYLFPGFIDSHVHILGGGGEGGYHTRTPEINLTDITMGGVTTVVGCLGTDGTTRNMASLLAKARGLSEEGISTYIYTGSYQVPVKTLTGSIMDDLILIDKIVGTGEIALSDHRSSQPSKEEFARIAADTRVGGILSGKAGLVNIHMGDGPRMLSWLRYVLEKTEIPASNMLPTHINRSLALMKDGIDYAKNLGGYIDLTTSSDPDYLEEDEVKASAGLRMALHGGVPESHITFSSDGQGSLPVFDSNRQLIGLSVGKVSSLYREFRDAVLTEGLPIQKALLPVTLNPATLLKLGKKGRIALGSDSDLVLVRKDSLEIDSVFALGQCMVRGRQALVRGTFEG; encoded by the coding sequence ATGCTTTTTCTAATTAAAGGCGCTGATGCCTTTTCCCCAGAACCATTGGGAGTAAAGGACGTACTATTTGACGGCTCCGGCATCCTTTCCATAGGCGACAGTATCCCTGATTTCCCCCCTTATAATGTGCAGGTAATAGACGGCTCTGACATGTATTTATTTCCAGGATTTATAGACAGCCACGTGCACATTTTAGGAGGGGGCGGGGAGGGCGGTTATCACACCAGAACCCCGGAAATTAACCTTACTGATATTACTATGGGAGGCGTCACCACTGTTGTAGGCTGCCTGGGCACTGACGGGACTACCAGAAACATGGCTTCTCTTCTGGCAAAAGCCAGAGGACTTTCTGAGGAGGGGATTTCCACTTATATTTACACCGGCTCCTATCAGGTTCCTGTAAAGACTTTAACCGGCTCTATTATGGATGATCTGATTCTTATTGACAAGATAGTTGGAACAGGTGAAATCGCATTGTCGGATCACCGCTCCTCCCAGCCCTCTAAAGAAGAATTTGCCCGCATTGCGGCGGATACCAGAGTAGGCGGCATTTTATCGGGAAAGGCTGGTCTTGTAAATATTCATATGGGAGACGGCCCCCGTATGCTTTCATGGCTCAGATATGTACTGGAGAAAACAGAAATTCCCGCTTCCAATATGCTTCCCACTCATATTAACCGCTCTCTGGCTCTTATGAAGGACGGCATAGACTACGCGAAAAACCTGGGCGGTTATATTGACCTGACTACCAGCTCTGATCCTGATTATCTGGAGGAGGACGAAGTAAAAGCCTCCGCCGGGCTGCGGATGGCTCTTCATGGGGGAGTGCCGGAAAGTCACATTACCTTTTCTTCAGACGGTCAGGGCAGTCTGCCTGTTTTTGACTCCAACCGCCAGCTAATAGGTTTAAGCGTGGGAAAGGTTTCTTCTTTGTACAGGGAATTCCGGGATGCAGTTCTCACAGAAGGGCTGCCTATTCAAAAAGCCCTGCTGCCTGTCACCTTAAATCCTGCTACTCTTTTAAAGCTGGGTAAAAAAGGACGTATCGCCTTAGGCTCAGACAGCGACCTTGTTCTAGTGCGGAAGGACTCTTTAGAAATCGACAGCGTATTTGCCCTGGGACAGTGTATGGTCCGGGGAAGACAAGCCCTTGTGCGGGGAACCTTTGAGGGTTAA
- a CDS encoding calcium/sodium antiporter gives MIYVWLIVGFVLLVKGADYFVDGSSAAAKYLRVPSVIIGLTIVAFGTSAPEAAVSITAAVEGNNGIAVGNVIGSNIFNLLVVLGVSSLLLPVAANKKILYGDFVFSIVVSVVLLGMIAFDLELGRIDGLVLFGFFLYFLYATIKTALKNRTKEEKREELLPPGKCIFYIALGLTAIIMGGNLVVDSASQIAAVFGMSQTLIGLTIVAVGTSLPELVTSAVAACKGESGLAMGNVIGSNIFNILAILSLSSLLHPITVEIINVYDMIFLLGVSILGWVVTWTKMEIGRMEGLAMILIYSGYLAYIIMR, from the coding sequence ATGATATATGTATGGCTGATTGTAGGATTTGTACTGCTGGTAAAGGGCGCCGATTATTTTGTGGACGGAAGCTCTGCCGCCGCAAAATATCTGCGTGTTCCCAGCGTGATTATAGGGCTGACTATTGTAGCTTTTGGAACCAGCGCACCGGAGGCCGCTGTAAGCATCACTGCGGCAGTAGAAGGAAATAACGGTATTGCAGTGGGCAATGTAATCGGCTCCAATATTTTTAATTTGCTGGTAGTTCTGGGGGTCAGCAGTCTTTTGCTGCCAGTAGCGGCCAATAAAAAAATTTTATATGGGGACTTTGTTTTTTCTATTGTTGTATCTGTAGTTCTTTTGGGGATGATTGCCTTTGACTTAGAGCTGGGAAGAATAGACGGGCTCGTTCTTTTTGGATTTTTCCTGTATTTTCTGTACGCTACCATAAAGACAGCCTTAAAAAACAGGACCAAAGAGGAAAAACGGGAAGAGCTGCTGCCTCCCGGAAAATGTATTTTCTATATTGCCTTAGGCCTGACGGCTATTATTATGGGGGGAAACTTGGTAGTAGACAGCGCCAGCCAGATCGCCGCAGTTTTCGGCATGAGCCAGACCTTAATCGGTTTGACCATAGTAGCCGTGGGAACCTCTCTGCCTGAGCTGGTTACTTCTGCTGTAGCCGCCTGTAAAGGAGAAAGCGGTTTAGCCATGGGCAATGTAATTGGCTCTAATATTTTTAATATTCTGGCTATTTTATCCCTGTCCAGTCTGCTTCATCCTATTACAGTGGAAATAATCAATGTGTATGATATGATTTTCCTGCTGGGAGTCAGCATTCTGGGATGGGTGGTGACATGGACCAAAATGGAAATCGGCAGGATGGAGGGCCTGGCGATGATACTTATTTACTCCGGATATCTGGCATATATTATTATGCGGTAA
- a CDS encoding alanine/glycine:cation symporter family protein, with protein sequence MIHKINEIVWGPWLLFAFLAVGFYYSFSGRFFQIRKFWYWMGQTVGSLGGGQDNEETVRREQAGEKKKVSQFQSACTALAATIGTGNIVGVATALTAGGPGAIFWMWVSAVIGMMTAYSETVLGLKYRYKNKQDQWVCGPMVYLDKGLHMPVLGILYAFFCVMASLGMGSMVQANSLADTAGYSLGMPGLVCGALVTILVFLVIRGGISKISLVAERLMPVSAGIYFIFSMIIIFSYYQQIPQMIAGILRSAFDMSAVFGGTAGYCINKSLQYGISRGVFSNEAGLGTLAVLHGAAEDTTPKKQGMWAMFEVFFDTVVICTLTAFVILLATGGRPEAADVDGAALTAYCFSIKMGAAGEYFVAFSMIVFAFATIIAWYYMGKQAVSYLTERVPKSREIGEKIYMLLYLNAVFLGCLARLETVWEFSDIWNGLLAVPNLIGLMLLRKQVGALDN encoded by the coding sequence GTGATACATAAAATAAATGAAATTGTGTGGGGTCCCTGGCTGTTATTTGCATTTTTAGCCGTAGGATTTTATTACAGCTTCTCGGGCCGGTTTTTCCAGATCAGAAAATTCTGGTACTGGATGGGGCAGACTGTGGGAAGCTTAGGCGGAGGGCAGGACAATGAGGAAACTGTCCGGCGGGAGCAGGCTGGAGAAAAAAAGAAAGTCAGCCAGTTCCAATCAGCCTGCACCGCCCTGGCCGCCACTATAGGAACCGGAAATATTGTGGGAGTAGCCACAGCTTTAACTGCAGGAGGGCCGGGAGCTATATTCTGGATGTGGGTTTCCGCTGTAATCGGAATGATGACTGCCTATTCTGAAACTGTGCTGGGGTTAAAGTATCGGTATAAAAATAAACAGGACCAATGGGTCTGCGGCCCAATGGTATATCTGGATAAAGGGCTTCACATGCCGGTGCTGGGAATATTGTACGCCTTTTTCTGCGTTATGGCCTCTCTGGGAATGGGAAGCATGGTGCAGGCCAATTCCCTGGCAGACACAGCAGGCTACTCTCTGGGAATGCCTGGGCTTGTCTGCGGGGCTCTTGTAACCATTTTAGTATTTCTTGTAATCAGGGGAGGAATCAGCAAAATTTCTCTTGTGGCGGAAAGGCTGATGCCTGTCTCAGCGGGAATTTATTTTATATTTTCCATGATAATCATATTTTCTTATTATCAGCAGATTCCCCAAATGATTGCAGGGATTCTCCGCTCCGCCTTTGATATGTCCGCAGTCTTTGGGGGAACTGCCGGATATTGTATTAACAAAAGCCTGCAGTACGGAATTTCCAGAGGAGTATTTTCAAATGAGGCAGGCCTGGGCACATTAGCCGTGCTGCACGGAGCCGCCGAGGATACTACCCCAAAGAAGCAGGGAATGTGGGCCATGTTTGAGGTGTTTTTTGACACTGTAGTCATCTGCACATTAACAGCTTTTGTTATACTGTTGGCTACAGGAGGCAGGCCGGAAGCTGCAGACGTAGACGGCGCGGCCTTAACAGCTTACTGCTTTTCCATAAAAATGGGAGCAGCAGGAGAATATTTTGTAGCCTTTTCTATGATAGTATTTGCATTTGCCACAATCATTGCCTGGTATTATATGGGAAAACAGGCAGTGTCCTATTTGACGGAGCGGGTTCCAAAAAGCAGAGAAATCGGCGAGAAAATTTATATGTTGTTGTATTTAAACGCAGTCTTTCTGGGGTGTTTAGCCAGACTGGAAACTGTCTGGGAGTTTTCTGACATATGGAACGGGCTGCTGGCGGTGCCTAATCTTATTGGCCTTATGCTGCTGAGAAAACAGGTGGGAGCACTTGACAATTGA
- a CDS encoding zinc dependent phospholipase C family protein — protein sequence MPGFTTHYILGMKVYNSLPNQQLKYIIAKHRWLYQLGLQGPDMFFYNIPILRHRDYRNVGSYMHENHVNDFFRNYLNRMSQLPYKQQREQAMSYLAGFLCHYIGDSICHPYVYGRTHYNVKSPTTHQYALHAALENDIDAILLSKYKKKKPSEFNQAATICLNGLEMQFVSRFLASCINETYYPISHENNFQVSPRMVYRSILAIRFGCRTLADKSGRKKNSIEFVESLFLKNPIASTKIVTDHVENPRECLNLDHQIWCNPWDKGLASNASFVDLFIQSLKKCSTVYYLLNHILVSSVPMEEQDFHALLEQLGNYSYHSGLPIED from the coding sequence ATGCCAGGTTTTACCACTCACTATATTTTAGGCATGAAAGTATATAACAGCCTTCCCAACCAGCAGCTGAAGTATATAATTGCCAAGCACCGCTGGCTGTATCAGCTGGGTCTTCAGGGGCCGGATATGTTTTTTTATAACATTCCTATTCTGCGCCACCGGGATTACCGCAATGTAGGCTCTTATATGCACGAGAATCATGTCAATGATTTTTTCAGAAATTATCTGAACCGTATGTCCCAGCTTCCATATAAGCAGCAAAGAGAACAGGCCATGTCTTATCTGGCAGGCTTCTTATGCCATTATATCGGCGATTCCATCTGCCACCCTTATGTTTACGGCAGAACCCACTATAATGTGAAAAGCCCTACTACTCACCAGTACGCTCTCCACGCTGCCTTGGAAAATGATATTGACGCTATTCTTCTCAGCAAGTACAAAAAGAAAAAGCCTTCTGAATTTAATCAGGCTGCCACCATCTGTTTAAACGGGCTGGAGATGCAGTTTGTTTCCAGATTTTTGGCCTCCTGCATTAATGAAACCTACTATCCCATCAGCCATGAGAATAACTTTCAGGTATCTCCCAGAATGGTTTACCGCTCTATTTTGGCGATCCGTTTTGGCTGCCGCACCTTAGCCGACAAATCCGGCAGGAAAAAGAACAGCATAGAATTTGTAGAGTCCTTATTTTTAAAAAATCCTATTGCGTCTACTAAGATTGTCACAGATCACGTTGAAAACCCCAGAGAATGTTTGAATCTGGACCACCAAATCTGGTGCAATCCCTGGGATAAGGGCCTGGCCTCCAACGCCTCCTTTGTGGATCTGTTTATTCAGTCTCTGAAAAAATGCAGCACTGTTTATTACCTGCTGAATCATATTTTAGTAAGCAGCGTTCCCATGGAAGAGCAGGATTTTCACGCTTTGCTGGAGCAGTTAGGCAATTATTCCTATCACAGCGGTCTTCCTATTGAGGATTAA
- a CDS encoding threonine/serine exporter family protein, whose translation MAIQLHNEEEWRLLADTAALAGKIMLVSGGETYRVEDTIRRILSTSGFEYCEAFVVTTGIIITLEDKQTGTITLTRRVGEKQTNLGNIANVNKISRQYCQGKLSLAETYHILKRLEPVSYPDWITFLSMCLTASSFTFILGGGFPECATAAWNGLYFIISKLINRKLQVNGFVFNMVASFFMAFTSIWVQKLLLPNLLLEPLIAGSIMALLPGLALTNGIRDTLAGDYMSGGARIVEAFVIAASLAIGIGAGLFLGGTISGGV comes from the coding sequence ATGGCAATTCAGCTTCACAATGAAGAAGAATGGCGGCTTCTTGCAGATACGGCGGCCCTGGCGGGAAAGATTATGCTGGTGTCCGGCGGGGAAACCTACCGGGTGGAGGACACCATCCGGCGGATTCTTTCCACCTCTGGTTTTGAGTACTGCGAGGCCTTTGTAGTGACAACAGGGATTATTATTACTTTAGAAGATAAGCAGACAGGAACCATTACTCTTACAAGACGTGTGGGAGAAAAACAGACGAATCTTGGAAATATTGCAAATGTAAACAAGATTTCCAGACAATACTGCCAGGGAAAGCTTTCCCTGGCAGAAACTTATCATATTCTGAAACGGTTAGAGCCTGTCAGCTATCCTGACTGGATTACATTTCTGTCTATGTGTCTCACTGCTTCCAGCTTCACATTTATATTAGGAGGCGGCTTTCCTGAATGCGCCACCGCCGCATGGAACGGCCTTTATTTTATTATCAGCAAGCTGATAAACAGAAAGCTTCAGGTCAACGGTTTTGTTTTTAATATGGTGGCCTCCTTTTTTATGGCCTTTACCAGCATCTGGGTTCAAAAATTGCTTCTCCCAAATCTGCTTTTAGAGCCTTTAATCGCCGGCTCTATTATGGCTTTGCTGCCGGGACTGGCATTAACAAACGGAATCCGGGATACTTTAGCCGGAGACTATATGTCAGGGGGAGCCAGAATTGTGGAGGCATTTGTCATCGCCGCTTCCCTGGCAATTGGAATCGGCGCAGGCCTGTTTTTAGGCGGGACTATTTCAGGAGGTGTGTAA
- a CDS encoding threonine/serine exporter family protein: MVLHFIGAFIAVITLSIIFCVPRKFLACSSITGALGWVLYLGLMNLGVQEMLAMFSAAFAVSVISQIFARFFKAPVIIFLVPGVLPLVPGVGVYRVVYYLLLENSSMSGYYFLYTLQMAGMIAIAIFLTDTLFRVLFS; this comes from the coding sequence ATGGTCTTACACTTTATTGGCGCATTTATTGCCGTCATCACTTTAAGCATTATTTTCTGTGTTCCCAGAAAGTTTCTGGCCTGCTCCAGCATAACCGGCGCCTTAGGCTGGGTGCTGTATTTAGGCCTTATGAATCTGGGGGTTCAGGAAATGCTTGCCATGTTTTCCGCCGCCTTTGCAGTATCTGTTATTTCTCAGATTTTCGCCCGGTTCTTTAAGGCGCCTGTAATTATTTTTCTGGTGCCGGGAGTTCTGCCTTTAGTTCCCGGCGTAGGAGTGTACCGTGTGGTTTACTATCTGCTTCTGGAAAACAGCTCTATGTCCGGCTATTATTTTTTATACACATTGCAGATGGCCGGTATGATCGCCATAGCTATTTTTCTTACAGACACTCTATTTAGAGTATTGTTTTCTTAA